The genomic segment TTCCTGTTCTACTGCCTGCGCACGGTGACGGACCGCTTGCCTAGCCTTTATCGAAGTAACACGCAGAACAACCTGAATGCCGATCAGGTTGCGAACCTAGCGTTTAGCCTGCCTTCGTTGGATGAGCAGCGCGCAATCACAAGCTTTCTCGACTACGAGACCGCCAAGATCGATGCTCTGATCAGCAAGCAGGAGTATCTCATTGCCACCCTGCAGGAGAACCGGTCCACCACGGTGGATCTCGTACTTGAACATCACGGGTTCACTGCGCCACGGTCGCTGGCTGACCTCGAATCAGCTACGCCGCCAAAGGGATGGCGGATCATTCGCTTGGGCGGCCTGCTGCGCCAACTTACGAACGGATTCGTAGGACCCACACGCGACATCTTGGTGGATGACGGTGTGCCCTACATACAGGGGACACACATCAAGCAAGGCCGGATCGAATTTGACCGCCGCCCCTTCTACGTTCGCCGAGAGTGGCACGATGAACGCCCCCGGATCCACCTTCGTGAAGGCGATGTGTTGATAGTTCAGACGGGTGACATAGGTAAGGTGGCCGTTGTACCACCCAACTTTGGTGATGCAAGTTGCCACGCGCTGCAAATAGCCAGGGTCAAGCCTGAGACGTTAACTGGCAGTTACCTCGGGGCGTTCCTTAGCTCCTGGGTCGGCTACCACTACCTTTGTTCGTTGGCGACGGGTGCGCTACACCCTCACCTAGAGGCTGGGATTCGCGCCGTCCCAATAGTCGTTCCCCCGCTTGATGTTCAAAAAGTGATCGTTAGCCAGGTAGACGAGCAGACTGCGAAAATCGACCTTCTTGTCGCCAAGGCGACTGCATTTGTCGACGTTCTGCGGGAGTACCGATCTGCTCTAATCACTGACGCGGTGACGGGCAAGATCGATGTGCGGAATTCGGCGGCGTGATCATGGCGGGGGCCCAGACCATCCAGATCTACCTACCGTCCGGTGACCCCGCAGGGATGCGCGTGGCCAACCTGACGACCCGCACTGTCCGGGTATTCGAGGTACCGCGTTCGCTGCTCCCTCACTTTCTGAAACGTCCCGAGTCCGGGCAAGTCGGCGTCTACTACTTGTTTGGCGCGAACGAGGATGAAGCACCCCAGTGCTACATCGGCCAATCTGGGAATGTCGGTGTAAGGCTGCAGCAACACACTTCGACCAAGGACTTCTGGACTAGAGCGATGGTGGCGGTGTCGCTGACCAACGAGTGGACCTCCACGCACGCGGCCTACCTCGAATGGCTGTCCCTGGTGCGGGCCAAGGCCGCCGGACGGTACAACCTGGTCAACGGCAACCAGGCGTCGAACCCATTCACCCCCGAGCCTCTTGAGGCTGACTGCCAGGAGTTCATCGACACCATCGCGGTGCTGCTGGCCACATTAGGCGCTCCCGTGCTTGAAGAGGTGCAAAGGTTTTCGGCGTCGAATCAGACGGCGGACGAAGCGCCCATCGCGGAGCCCGACAGATTGTTCCTCCGGGAGCGGGGCTGTGACGCTGTGGGCTATCAAACGCCAGAGGGTCTCGTAGTGCTTGCGGGTTCCAAGGGGCGACCGGGACTGCGCCCGTCTTCCCCAGAGAACATCGGTCGGTGGCGCGACGCATTGGAAGCAGACGCGGTTATCAGACAGAGCGACACGGAGCTCGTGTTCCTCAAGGATCACTTGTTTTCGAGCCCATCTGCCGCCGGTGGTGTCTTGATCGGAGGCAGCAACAACGGTCGAATCAGTTGGCGTAACGCCGAAGGTCATTCAATCAATCACCTAGAACAACTTGTTCTCGGGTCTACCGGTAGCGAGGAGCAGCCGCAGTGACCCAACACCACGAGTCTGCTTTCGAGACTGAGATCTGTGAGTATCTCGCCGCCAACGGCTGGTTGTACTCGCCCACGGACGACGGCTACGACGCAGAGCTGGCAATGTTCCCGGATGACGTCTTCGATTGGCTTGCCGCCACACAGCCGGAGCAGCTAGCCAAGCGGGTCAAGCCGGATCTGACTGGTGAGGCCCTAATTAAAGCGCGGGCAGGTGTGCTCTCCACTCTAGTCAAGCAATTGGGCGCTGATCCCAAGGCCAACGGTGGCACGTTGTCGGTGCTGCGGCGCGGCTTCAAGGACCTCAACGCCCAGTTTGCGATGTGTCAGTTCCGCCCCAACACGACTCTCAACGAGACCACCAAGACCCGTTTCGACGCGGTGCGGTTGCGCGTCATGCGGCAGGTGCATTACTCGACGCAAAACTCGAACAGCATCGACTTGGTGTTCTTCGTCAACGGTATCCCGGTCGCGACAGCGGAGTTGAAGACCGACCTCAGCGTTCAGAACGTCCACGATGCTGTGCTGCAGTACAAGCATCACCGGCTGCCCAAGGGCGAGCCGTTGTTGCAGTTCGGTTCTCGGGCGGTGGTGCACTTTGTGGTGTCAAACTCCGAGGTTCAGATGACCACGAAGTTGGCGGGTAAGGACACCGTGTTCTTGCCGTTCAACCGTGGCGATCGCGGTCATGCCGGGAATCCGGCCAACCCACACGGTTCAGCGACGGCCTACCTGTGGCAACAGATCTTCGACCGCGACACCTGGTTGGACATTCTCGGGCGGTTCCTGCACCTGCAGATCGACGAGAAGATCGACCCTGCTACTAACAAGAAGGTCCGCAGTCAGCGGATGCTGTTCCCTCGCTACCACCAATGGGATGTGGTGACCCGGCTCGTCGCGGACACCCGCAGTAAGGGGCCAGGACAGCGGTACCTCATCCAGCACAGCGCCGGATCAGGGAAGACCAACTCTATCTCGTGGCTTGCCCACCGACTCTCGGTGCTGCACGACGACGGCAACAAGCCGGTGTTTGATTCGGTCATCGTGATCACGGACCGCAACGTCCTTGATGCCCAGTTGCAGGAAGCGATCCGCCAGATCGACCGCACTCCAGGAGTGGTCGCGCATATCGCCGGGCTGGGCGGCGCC from the Mycolicibacterium crocinum genome contains:
- a CDS encoding GIY-YIG nuclease family protein gives rise to the protein MAGAQTIQIYLPSGDPAGMRVANLTTRTVRVFEVPRSLLPHFLKRPESGQVGVYYLFGANEDEAPQCYIGQSGNVGVRLQQHTSTKDFWTRAMVAVSLTNEWTSTHAAYLEWLSLVRAKAAGRYNLVNGNQASNPFTPEPLEADCQEFIDTIAVLLATLGAPVLEEVQRFSASNQTADEAPIAEPDRLFLRERGCDAVGYQTPEGLVVLAGSKGRPGLRPSSPENIGRWRDALEADAVIRQSDTELVFLKDHLFSSPSAAGGVLIGGSNNGRISWRNAEGHSINHLEQLVLGSTGSEEQPQ
- a CDS encoding restriction endonuclease subunit S; its protein translation is MSWPSYPAYKESDVEWLGEIPHEWSTSRLKYFTSSMAGGTPDTENPSYWSEDGSGIPWVAIGDMSRSDEVWTTTKSVSQAGRASKSLRVGCPGTVLFAMYASVGEVSVLRVPAVWNQALLGLRADERLCTGRFLFYCLRTVTDRLPSLYRSNTQNNLNADQVANLAFSLPSLDEQRAITSFLDYETAKIDALISKQEYLIATLQENRSTTVDLVLEHHGFTAPRSLADLESATPPKGWRIIRLGGLLRQLTNGFVGPTRDILVDDGVPYIQGTHIKQGRIEFDRRPFYVRREWHDERPRIHLREGDVLIVQTGDIGKVAVVPPNFGDASCHALQIARVKPETLTGSYLGAFLSSWVGYHYLCSLATGALHPHLEAGIRAVPIVVPPLDVQKVIVSQVDEQTAKIDLLVAKATAFVDVLREYRSALITDAVTGKIDVRNSAA